A genomic window from Silene latifolia isolate original U9 population chromosome 11, ASM4854445v1, whole genome shotgun sequence includes:
- the LOC141611297 gene encoding uncharacterized protein LOC141611297 isoform X1 — MTTWLMLYPFLRIPDHFGYLSVTGVSAPPPPVSPPPAPAKAYIASFQWPITVCSTNNCTDKKDPLPESFKLHGLWPTAPSWYPSLVNCTGGDKFSGNVVKPFRQDLVKYWPSYFMRENAFWEYEWNKHGRCSGMPVQDYFKEGVRLTKLHSPKLLNGLAKSAIRPGSYSATPDAIRNAIETNLGVRSQLTCAKTGTEKLEIFWLKEIHLCMDQTFNIQDCPTTGWLDHCGKNSASGSTKIKFPNN; from the exons ATGACTACCTGGCTAATGTTGTACCCCTTTTTGAGGATTCCTGATCATTTTGGGTATCTCTCAG TGACAGGGGTGTCTGCACCACCACCACCCGTTTCTCCTCCTCCCGCTCCTGCAAAGGCGTACATTGCTTCTTTTCAATGGCCAATCACGGTTTGCTCCACCAATAATTGCACGGATAAAAAAGATCCTCTTCCCGAATCCTTTAAACTACATGGACTATGGCCGACGGCTCCTAGTTGGTATCCTTCTTTGGTGAACTGTACCGGTGGCGATAAATTCTCTGGGAATGTAGTGAAG CCATTCAGGCAAGATTTGGTGAAGTACTGGCCGAGCTACTTCATGAGGGAGAATGCTTTTTGGGAATACGAGTGGAACAAGCATGGAAGGTGTTCGGGGATGCCCGTACAGGACTACTTCAAGGAAGGTGTTCGACTAACAAAACTACATTCACCGAAACTCTTAAATGGCCTTGCTAAATCAG CCATCCGGCCAGGATCATACAGTGCGACCCCGGATGCCATCCGCAATGCTATTGAAACCAATTTGGGAGTACGTTCTCAGTTAACTTGTGCAAAAACGGGTACAGAAAAACTTGAAATCTTCTGGCTCAAGGAGATCCATCTTTGCATGGACCAAACCTTCAACATCCAAGACTGCCCAACGACCGGCTGGCTCGATCATTGTGGTAAAAATTCGGCGTCTGGGTCAACCAAAATTAAATTCCCTAATAATTGA
- the LOC141611297 gene encoding uncharacterized protein LOC141611297 isoform X2 — MTTWLMLYPFLRIPDHFGYLSGVSAPPPPVSPPPAPAKAYIASFQWPITVCSTNNCTDKKDPLPESFKLHGLWPTAPSWYPSLVNCTGGDKFSGNVVKPFRQDLVKYWPSYFMRENAFWEYEWNKHGRCSGMPVQDYFKEGVRLTKLHSPKLLNGLAKSAIRPGSYSATPDAIRNAIETNLGVRSQLTCAKTGTEKLEIFWLKEIHLCMDQTFNIQDCPTTGWLDHCGKNSASGSTKIKFPNN; from the exons ATGACTACCTGGCTAATGTTGTACCCCTTTTTGAGGATTCCTGATCATTTTGGGTATCTCTCAG GGGTGTCTGCACCACCACCACCCGTTTCTCCTCCTCCCGCTCCTGCAAAGGCGTACATTGCTTCTTTTCAATGGCCAATCACGGTTTGCTCCACCAATAATTGCACGGATAAAAAAGATCCTCTTCCCGAATCCTTTAAACTACATGGACTATGGCCGACGGCTCCTAGTTGGTATCCTTCTTTGGTGAACTGTACCGGTGGCGATAAATTCTCTGGGAATGTAGTGAAG CCATTCAGGCAAGATTTGGTGAAGTACTGGCCGAGCTACTTCATGAGGGAGAATGCTTTTTGGGAATACGAGTGGAACAAGCATGGAAGGTGTTCGGGGATGCCCGTACAGGACTACTTCAAGGAAGGTGTTCGACTAACAAAACTACATTCACCGAAACTCTTAAATGGCCTTGCTAAATCAG CCATCCGGCCAGGATCATACAGTGCGACCCCGGATGCCATCCGCAATGCTATTGAAACCAATTTGGGAGTACGTTCTCAGTTAACTTGTGCAAAAACGGGTACAGAAAAACTTGAAATCTTCTGGCTCAAGGAGATCCATCTTTGCATGGACCAAACCTTCAACATCCAAGACTGCCCAACGACCGGCTGGCTCGATCATTGTGGTAAAAATTCGGCGTCTGGGTCAACCAAAATTAAATTCCCTAATAATTGA